The genomic DNA TTTATGATGACAGGAAAACACTCAGGTGACCAAAGAGAAATGTGGAGAGATGGATGAGGGGGCGGGCAGTAGAAACAGCTGAACTGATTCCACGTTTTCTTGCAACCAGATGCTTTAGCGGAATCGCAGATGTGAAGCTGGAAGGTTCCACATCCGCGGCCTGCAGCACAGTAACAAAGGCAGGAGGTCAAAAATAAACCTGCAGCGGTCTCATGGCTTTATTGCTTAATTATTTCCTCAGCAGTGAAGGAGAAGCGAATCTTGGTCTCGAGCAGCACTTCCTACAGTGCtgtcagaaaagaaaaaaagagatccCGCATGTGAGGGTGTGCACACTGAAGAAGCAACAACAAAACTAGCTGTTTGgtgttgttaaaaaaacataaagggGAAGAGCTGGCTATAGTTTTCTGTGACGAAATACTAAAACCACAACAAAAACGGCAGAATCAATCGTGGCTTAAGTTGTTTTGCAAGATTTAAGATAACTTTAACATACTATGaagaaaatctttaaaataaacTATTGTAGGAATGTTGCTTTATTCTCAATATGACACAACCTTTTGCTGTTCTTACAAAAAGGGATTCAAAGCATTTACCGCATGAGGTTTGGGGAGAGGAAACATGGGCCAGTACTCGGCCCAGGAAGTCACCTCCCACTCCGGCTGCAGTGTTGGAGAGATAAGGAAGCAGGGCCTTTATCGTACACACTATAGTATTATTCTGCTTTAGCCAGGGTAACGGTGAGAGTCTCACTGTAATCTACAAACTTTAAAGGCCTGAAACTGAACATCGTGCTCTGCATTTAAGGAATGcatgctatttttttaaatagctgtGTTGTGCAATCTTGAGTGGGTGTGTCTCTATGGGGAACCAACATTAACATTGCATTGTTTTTGTGAAAACATGTGACTTGCTAGTCCCCTTGCATGAATAGTCCTTTTTTGTAAAAACCAATATTAATGTCACCCCGGGCTGAATGTCATGGTGATGTCAGCATAAAAGTAAAGATAAGTGTATTTCCTTTGGGTGTATGCCGCAACGTGATGACTCTTTGTGACCAGATCATATTGTTAACCAACATAAGAGAAGAAACGAGTAGAGTATGAGTGGAATCGTATACTGCGTTCATAAAAAGGAGCTAAACAGAAGGCAATAATCTGTTGTCTCACTGGCCTTGAAATGTGATACTCTTTGTGAGGATTTCAAGTCCCACATCTTCCATCCGTGATTAGGCTCGTGTTACTTTGTCTTATTTTGTCGGCGTAtctaaatcttttcttttttattttgtttttttgctcaggTTTTGTTCTACTTTCTCACTCTGTTACGCCATATTCTCCCTTTCCCTCTTGTCTCTGCAGGTGTTGTGAATGTGGCTGTATTCTGTCTCACTGGTACTATGAAAGAGAGGGGCAGCTGTATTGTAAAAAGCACTACTGGTGCCGTTATGGAGGACACTGCCACGGTTGCAAGGAGACCATTGCAACAGGACTCATCATGGTAACATCGAAATCACTCaaaattttaacaaaaaaacaaaaattaaccTGATGATACTATCACTCTGACACAAATAATTCACAAGATCCtcactaaacttttttttttttaaataatcttgCCTACAAAACTTTAGCATACATGTACTTCTAAGCTCATAAGATGAAAGCCTGACTAGCTGCCCTCTCTGTTGTCTGACTCACTTAGTCCAAAGCAGTCTGAACTCTGTCAGCAACAAATCAATTGGACTAGTTTAAAAATATCCCATTTATTGATCATTCAAAGCTTACTGCTGTTCAAACTAACAAGTTAAAAAAGAGAGTTTTATATAATATTCAGACACAGAATATGGAATACCAAATCTCAGCATGTTCCACCAATTATTCATAAATTCAAAACCTTCCCGACTTTTGGTTTCCTCCTGATATGaaagcatttatttttctcttttgactCTAAGCTAGAGGATATCCTCTGAAAACATCCTTTATGCAAGAATGAACAGAAACAGCTCGAGTGTTTCACAGTTCAGAGTGGCCCAAATAAATGCATTCTGGTAAAACACTGTATTATGTTTTTCATACACTACTGCCCTGCATATGAACAGGTTGCTGGAGAGCAAAAGTATCATCCTGAATGCTTCACTTGCATGAGCTGCGATATGGTCATTGGAGACGGAGACACCTACACGCTTATCGAACGCACCAAGCTCTACTGGTAAGTAAGACTCTGAAAGGAAAAATGTAAAGAAGTCTTCTGTGTTAGCAAATGTGTAAGCAGGAGATGAATGAGTGAAATAGAAACAACTTCTTTCTGACAGATTTACAGTTATGTTAAAGGTCAGGGACTGTGGGCAGTCCTATGGAAATACTAAGTACATCCCATGATTCAATAGCTTGTAAAACCACTTTTAGCAGCAGTTGAAGTAAATGTTCTCTGTATGACTTCATCGGTCTCTCACAATATTTTGGCAAATTCTTCTTTCCAAAATTTCTTTAGCTaattgaggtttgcagggatttgtttatgcacagttctcttaaggtcccaccacaaCATTTCTATCAGAGTAAGATCTGGACTTTTACTGGACACCTTGAgtcatttctttttcagccaatCGGTTgtagattttccacagtgcttgagatcattgtcctgtCCAAGTTTCGGCCAAGCCCAAGTTTATAGTCGACTCAATGACTGTCAGGTgaccaggtcctgtggctgctaaataagcccaaatcatcacccctccaccaccgtgcttgacagctgTTTTGAGGCGTTTGTGTTgatattctgtttttgttttttacaaacaTTGtatgtgcattatggccaaagtATGCTAAATCAGAAGTCTTTTAGGTCTGTCCAAAAGGTCTGTCCACTTTGCCAGCCTAAGCTATCCTACCATGTTCTTTCTCCTgtcaacccttccaaacaagccatacttgctctcttttttttaactgcactgTTATGAACTTTAACCGTTAACATACTGAGCCCTGTGGattctgagatgtagctcttaaATTTTTACAATTTCACtgagcattgcacagtctgacccTGTGGTGAATTTGTTAGGATGTGCACTCTTGGGAAGATTGTAGCATTGTGAATGCTCCACATGTGCAAACTGCCCATACTTCTGCTTTTATGGAGGTGCTTACATTTTCTGATGATTgattaatcaagtgcatttgattagcaggacctgatgtttcattttaattgatGCTTGATTTTAATTCTTTTTGAAGCAAtaagggtgtacttagtttttcacaggaaacTGAGTACACtgtgtaaactttttttttcccttcaagTGACTATAGTATTCATCTTTTGATTTGCATCTGCAGTGGTCACTGCTATTGTCAGGGTGCTGTATCGGATGTGGAGCCAACTTCTCCAGTTACCAAGAGACCACACATGGTGGCGCTGGTCTCTTTCCCTCCACATGCAGTCGGACAGCGAGGCCTGAGTGTAGTTATTGATTTCAGCAAAGACAAAAGTCCTCTTGTCACTGTGACAGAGTGAGTCTCTGAATTTAGCCATTAACAATTCTGACCCTCACGTCTCGACCACCTATTCAATCCCTGTCATTCTGTTCAGGCTGGACTCATCAGTCCTCAGCCCTGACTTGCTGTCCTCTGTCCACACTGGTGATCAAGTACTGGAGGTCAACGGCATCCCAGTGCGCAATATTTCTCCAGAGGAGGTAGGACTCAAACTACCCACTGCTTCAGTTATAACATTACAAGTTTAAGAGAGAAGAGACAAAAATGTCAACGTGACCATAATGTTAAATGTCCTATCCACTAGATAAACCGTGTAATCCAGGACACAAGCAGACCACTGCAGCTGACCATTGAGCACAACCCACAGGCACCTCATGACCTCTTTCACTCGGACAGTCCCTCGGATAACATCTCCTGTCCTGAGCCCCCTGTCCGCAACAAACTATCTTCAACCCAGAAACTCCCAAGTCTGGAGGAAGAGCCAAGTCCCAGAGAAGAACCAGATGAGCAAAATGAACAAATTAGGATGAGACTCTCACCATCTCAGCACCAAGGGACCCCAGGAATCCGGTCCAGAAACATTTCGTAAGTGATGTCAGCTGACAGCTTGCCTTAACTCAATACTCTCCCCTTTCTaagtctttgtttctttctcagGCGCAGCTGCAGTATAGATAAGTGCCCCCTGTCTCCTGGAATGCTGTCGCTTTTatctcaaaaaaaagaaatggttcGGTCAGAGTCTCTTCGAGTAGATCCAGGAGACCGGACGCACCGTATCTTCAGACCTTCAGACCTCATCCACGGAGAAGTGCTGGGCAAGGGCTGCTTTGGACAGGCTGTCAAGGTGCCTTGCTGTTTCCATCATTTTGTTGCCTGACTGCAACTCCCTTTTAGTTGTAACACTGATTTTAATCAGCAGCACTGTTATGAACTTATCTCTCTCTAAAGGTAACACATCAGGAGACTGGGGAGGTCATGGTGATGAAAGAGTTGATACGCTTCGACGAAGAGACTCAGAAGACTTTTTTAAAGGAGGTAAGTGGTCGTGAGCACAGAAAAGGCCACGTGTCTGAAGAGAACATGACATGTTTAACCAGCATCCCTCTCAATTTGTACAGGTAAAGGTGATGCGCTGTTTGGACCATCCCAATGTTCTCAAGTTCATTGGGTTGTTTTATAAGGACAAGCGAATACATTTTGTCTCTGAATACATCCAGGGAGGAACTCTTCGAGAGACTATCATAAAAATGGTAGGTTAAACTAAGCTTTTATGTTTCTTCATGAGAACCATcagcatacacaaacacaacatggtGGTCATAATCTTTCTGTTGCAGGACAAGGATTTTCCCTGGAAAATTAGAGTTGGGTATGCTAAAGACATTGCAGCTGGAATGGTAAGTCTTTCAAGCCAATACtctaagaataaaaaaacttttattGCAACATTATTAAGCTGTTTTTGTAACAAACttatcaaatatatatatcatCTCTTCTTCACAGGCTTATCTTCACTCCATGAATGTTATCCACCGAGATCTAAACTCATACAACTGCCTGGTCAGAGAGGTGAACAGATGTTTTATAGCACACGTCAAAAATTACAGTATCTTCCATTATATAGCTCCACTTCAAAAATTGCTTTGTTACTTGAATGTGTTACTATATTTAAATGTGAAATTATATTAAcatatggggcgatcgtggctcaagagttgggagttcgccttgtaatcggaaggttgctggttcgagccccggcttggacagtctcggtcattgtgtccttgggcaaaacacttcacccgttgcctactgctggtggtcagagggcccggtggcgccagtgtccagcagcctcgcctctgtcagtgtgccccagggtggctgtggctacaatgtagcttgccatcaccagtgtgtgaatgggtggatgactggatgtgtaaagcgctttggggtccttagggactagtaaaagcgctatacaaatacaggccatttaccatttaacaaaacaagcaaaacttTGGTCCAGATACATTTCTAATCCAATTCCAAGATTTGTACTTATTATTCTGCCAATGGTGAAAGGAGATCAACAGTTCTTGAATCTTAATGAATTTTACTTATTAAAATTCATTATATATACcactttcaaataaataaagacttCACAGCTGATTGTTATTACTTCTTTACCCCTCTTTGGTTGTGTAGAACCAGTCTGTGGTGGTGGCAGATTTTGGACTAGCCAGGTTGGTAATGGAGGAGAGAAACCAGAGCAGAACATCTTCGCTTGAACGTCCTGCAAAGGGGACGCTGTCAGAGCTCCGCAAGCCTGATCGCAGGAAGCGGTATACTGTGGTAGGAAACCCCTACTGGATGGCACCTGAGATGATCCACGGTGAGTGCACAAGCTAGGACACTACTACTTATGTTGAGGGGTGGTCAGATTCTGTATCAAGCTCCTTTCGTAACGTAGTTTGCAATAAACTTTTGGTATTGGTGGgtgcagattaaaaaaatacatgcgtGTATTATTTCTTATtatgacaaaatgaaaatggGAATCACGGGACATTTTCTAAATTTGTTCAGGATTTATAAAAGCTGCTATCTTCAATAATAAACAgtaaagatatttaaataaT from Oreochromis niloticus isolate F11D_XX linkage group LG10, O_niloticus_UMD_NMBU, whole genome shotgun sequence includes the following:
- the LOC100704692 gene encoding LIM domain kinase 1 isoform X3 codes for the protein MSRRDQRFRRGTKGRCCECGCILSHWYYEREGQLYCKKHYWCRYGGHCHGCKETIATGLIMVAGEQKYHPECFTCMSCDMVIGDGDTYTLIERTKLYCGHCYCQGAVSDVEPTSPVTKRPHMVALVSFPPHAVGQRGLSVVIDFSKDKSPLVTVTELDSSVLSPDLLSSVHTGDQVLEVNGIPVRNISPEEINRVIQDTSRPLQLTIEHNPQAPHDLFHSDSPSDNISCPEPPVRNKLSSTQKLPSLEEEPSPREEPDEQNEQIRMRLSPSQHQGTPGIRSRNISRSCSIDKCPLSPGMLSLLSQKKEMVRSESLRVDPGDRTHRIFRPSDLIHGEVLGKGCFGQAVKVTHQETGEVMVMKELIRFDEETQKTFLKEVKVMRCLDHPNVLKFIGLFYKDKRIHFVSEYIQGGTLRETIIKMDKDFPWKIRVGYAKDIAAGMAYLHSMNVIHRDLNSYNCLVRENQSVVVADFGLARLVMEERNQSRTSSLERPAKGTLSELRKPDRRKRYTVVGNPYWMAPEMIHGKTYDERVDIFSFGIMICEIIGRVSADPDYLPRRNDFGLNVAGFLQQYHPPQCPSAFMPLAVLCCDMDADKRPSFLKLEEWLENLLMHLDIGLPLLSELEQLCKAFWQNNNHQCSENTNNHTEPNQFTENKDQNGRLDSHTNHEQNAQADLTVRTGSEGRKQSCCRSISTDPCNNGSETYEHSNPAEQLGARREQSRPVPEQLNRSRRIYKALWDTSTEDGSFL
- the LOC100704692 gene encoding LIM domain kinase 1 isoform X2, with product MERERQRLLSVTADCLSVNWQGRMSRRDQRFRRGTKGRCCECGCILSHWYYEREGQLYCKKHYWCRYGGHCHGCKETIATGLIMVAGEQKYHPECFTCMSCDMVIGDGDTYTLIERTKLYCGHCYCQGAVSDVEPTSPVTKRPHMVALVSFPPHAVGQRGLSVVIDFSKDKSPLVTVTELDSSVLSPDLLSSVHTGDQVLEVNGIPVRNISPEEINRVIQDTSRPLQLTIEHNPQAPHDLFHSDSPSDNISCPEPPVRNKLSSTQKLPSLEEEPSPREEPDEQNEQIRMRLSPSQHQGTPGIRSRNISRSCSIDKCPLSPGMLSLLSQKKEMVRSESLRVDPGDRTHRIFRPSDLIHGEVLGKGCFGQAVKVTHQETGEVMVMKELIRFDEETQKTFLKEVKVMRCLDHPNVLKFIGLFYKDKRIHFVSEYIQGGTLRETIIKMDKDFPWKIRVGYAKDIAAGMAYLHSMNVIHRDLNSYNCLVRENQSVVVADFGLARLVMEERNQSRTSSLERPAKGTLSELRKPDRRKRYTVVGNPYWMAPEMIHGKTYDERVDIFSFGIMICEIIGRVSADPDYLPRRNDFGLNVAGFLQQYHPPQCPSAFMPLAVLCCDMDADKRPSFLKLEEWLENLLMHLDIGLPLLSELEQLCKAFWQNNNHQCSENTNNHTEPNQFTENKDQNGRLDSHTNHEQNAQADLTVRTGSEGRKQSCCRSISTDPCNNGSETYEHSNPAEQLGARREQSRPVPEQLNRSRRIYKALWDTSTEDGSFL
- the LOC100704692 gene encoding LIM domain kinase 1 isoform X1, translated to MELIFTQEAFEHMERERQRLLSVTADCLSVNWQGRMSRRDQRFRRGTKGRCCECGCILSHWYYEREGQLYCKKHYWCRYGGHCHGCKETIATGLIMVAGEQKYHPECFTCMSCDMVIGDGDTYTLIERTKLYCGHCYCQGAVSDVEPTSPVTKRPHMVALVSFPPHAVGQRGLSVVIDFSKDKSPLVTVTELDSSVLSPDLLSSVHTGDQVLEVNGIPVRNISPEEINRVIQDTSRPLQLTIEHNPQAPHDLFHSDSPSDNISCPEPPVRNKLSSTQKLPSLEEEPSPREEPDEQNEQIRMRLSPSQHQGTPGIRSRNISRSCSIDKCPLSPGMLSLLSQKKEMVRSESLRVDPGDRTHRIFRPSDLIHGEVLGKGCFGQAVKVTHQETGEVMVMKELIRFDEETQKTFLKEVKVMRCLDHPNVLKFIGLFYKDKRIHFVSEYIQGGTLRETIIKMDKDFPWKIRVGYAKDIAAGMAYLHSMNVIHRDLNSYNCLVRENQSVVVADFGLARLVMEERNQSRTSSLERPAKGTLSELRKPDRRKRYTVVGNPYWMAPEMIHGKTYDERVDIFSFGIMICEIIGRVSADPDYLPRRNDFGLNVAGFLQQYHPPQCPSAFMPLAVLCCDMDADKRPSFLKLEEWLENLLMHLDIGLPLLSELEQLCKAFWQNNNHQCSENTNNHTEPNQFTENKDQNGRLDSHTNHEQNAQADLTVRTGSEGRKQSCCRSISTDPCNNGSETYEHSNPAEQLGARREQSRPVPEQLNRSRRIYKALWDTSTEDGSFL
- the LOC100704692 gene encoding LIM domain kinase 1 isoform X4, with amino-acid sequence MCCECGCILSHWYYEREGQLYCKKHYWCRYGGHCHGCKETIATGLIMVAGEQKYHPECFTCMSCDMVIGDGDTYTLIERTKLYCGHCYCQGAVSDVEPTSPVTKRPHMVALVSFPPHAVGQRGLSVVIDFSKDKSPLVTVTELDSSVLSPDLLSSVHTGDQVLEVNGIPVRNISPEEINRVIQDTSRPLQLTIEHNPQAPHDLFHSDSPSDNISCPEPPVRNKLSSTQKLPSLEEEPSPREEPDEQNEQIRMRLSPSQHQGTPGIRSRNISRSCSIDKCPLSPGMLSLLSQKKEMVRSESLRVDPGDRTHRIFRPSDLIHGEVLGKGCFGQAVKVTHQETGEVMVMKELIRFDEETQKTFLKEVKVMRCLDHPNVLKFIGLFYKDKRIHFVSEYIQGGTLRETIIKMDKDFPWKIRVGYAKDIAAGMAYLHSMNVIHRDLNSYNCLVRENQSVVVADFGLARLVMEERNQSRTSSLERPAKGTLSELRKPDRRKRYTVVGNPYWMAPEMIHGKTYDERVDIFSFGIMICEIIGRVSADPDYLPRRNDFGLNVAGFLQQYHPPQCPSAFMPLAVLCCDMDADKRPSFLKLEEWLENLLMHLDIGLPLLSELEQLCKAFWQNNNHQCSENTNNHTEPNQFTENKDQNGRLDSHTNHEQNAQADLTVRTGSEGRKQSCCRSISTDPCNNGSETYEHSNPAEQLGARREQSRPVPEQLNRSRRIYKALWDTSTEDGSFL